The DNA region AGATAGAAGTACATAAGTCTCGAGTAGttctcttcttcctttctccctaCCTTTACCTATTCATGAGTTTGAGCTTGAGTTAATTTGTGTGTCATACTATCTCATTATCCATATATTATACTTACCCCTGTTTGTACAATTGAATATTCGGTTAAAAATTAATCATTAATTTATCTATTCTATAACTGCCGTATTTCCTAAAGAAATATAAATACGACACCTGAAATTACTTACTCATGggtaaaatgctacaacggtattCTATATGCCTTCGAATTTATCCGTAACAAATACCAATAATCATGCAATTAAATATAGTTGGTCTAAAAACTATATGTCTCTTTGGAGACAAATTTGAAATGCGAAAAATATACTTATTTTAAAACGAAGGGAGTAGTCACTGCTAATAAAGTACTGTTTGGTTGCTTTCTAACCTTGTCATAACTAATCTTAGGTAAGTTATGGCTGACAAATAAAGTGTGGCCAATAAAATTGAAGCTCTGCTTATGGCAAAGTTTGGTAACAGAATGCGTTTACGAACAGTTGGGACACGTGGCTAATGAATGGTGGCAAACCGCGATTGTAAAAGTAAACCAAAcaataacttaagaaactatGGCGCGTTTAATCTTAATTTTATCTAATTGTATATTCAGCACAAACTTAAGATGCCCTTGATCTATAATATCAAAAACAATATATGTATTTTCGAGGAAGTGAAAAATCTATAGGACGGAGGTACCGTGGAATTGCATTTTTCAAAAAATAATAGAGCATAGACATGGTACCTCATGTATTTCAATTGTTCAGAAACCCTCTAATGCATTTTTTTCTCCATTTGTTTTAGTGACCCCTCGGATTCTATAACCATGTTTATTTACCCCTTAAACAAATAAGGTAAGTGGTTTTATTGTTATAGATGGGTCATATCATGCTTTGTTTTCTAATATTATATTAAATTTGTACTAGTGCCATCATCTTTTTGACATGTTCTTCTCGTTTCTCTACTCTCGGAGTTTATTTGATTTGGTGCAAATAAGATCCCCTCAATCTCCTTAGAGAAAGCCGGAAACGATTAACCGAACAAATATGAAATAGCTCCCGCTTGCTTAATATACAATACAATTTAGTTCTCGGAACTAAGATATCACTTAATTAATTGACAGCATTACACAGATATCATGTGAGAGCAGGGATAGAAACGGGAAAATGGATATCCAAAATATCCGTATCCGTTTAAATATCACATCTGTATCCATATTCGAATTTAATGCCGTAGTAACATGGATATATCCGAATCCGATTCCACATTTGTATTCGACAATATCCGTATTTGTGTTCATTGAAACTATTTAAAAGTCATCTCCATTTCTCATAAACCAATGTTATATTAATTTTTATAATAAGAGTGGAAGAACATTAAATTTACTTTTAAATATGGTTACTTTTTTATATTTATTGGAGAAACTGCTTTATaatttttatttatatattaaTAAAATTGTTTATATatttattaaaaaatattttttatttctaattttatttatttattaaaataATTGTTGATAAATATGCTATTTTTTGACTAGCTATCTTTGTTATATTGTTATACTTTAGTTTCTACATGGATAACAATTTTATGTTCTAAAGCTACCATTAAAAATAGCTAAATATTTTCTTATACATCGAGTAAATATCCGAATTTGATCCGAACTTGAGGTATTCATTTTGTATTCGTATTTTCAAAAGTATCCGAATCTGTATCCGTATTTAAACTAAAATATGATAAAAGGTGCTATTCGAATCCGATTATGTACAAATCCGATTCTGAACGAATTTGATCCGTTTCCTTTTTACATGAGAGGTATCACACCATTAAATATGATAGACATTCCCGTTAAACTTTCCATAATTTTTCTATTTCGGGACTATTGGTCAACTGGTTGGTGGATAATAGCAATCGCTATCAGAGGAAACTTTTAATAACGTTGCTGTCACAAATGCGAAGACATTCTAGGAATCTAGGTAGCCCAGCTCCGGTGATATGGTATTGTACTTCCTCTATTGTACGAATCCAACCTGTCGTGAGGCTGAAAGCTGAACTGACTCGGCACCGCACCACACACACACTGACGCAGACGATCACTCCAGACACCGAGAGGGGAGGCGACCGCCCCAACCGAgccagccgccggccgccgccgcgccaacCGAGGTCAATGTcgggccccgccgcgccggTGCAGGCGGCGCCCCCGCGCCCGGTGCGCTtcggcatcctcggctgcgccGACATCGCGCGCAAGGTCTCGCGCGCCCTCCTGATGCTCccgcccggcgccgccaccgtcgccgccgtcgGCAGCCGCTCCGAGGACAAGGCCCGCCGCTTCATCGCCGAGACCGGCCTCCCAGCGGCGCGCCCCCACGGCTCCTACGAGTCCCTCCTCGGCGACGCGGACGTGGAGGCCGTCTACCTCCCGCTCCCCACCAGCCTCCACGTGCCCTGGGCTACGGCAGCCGCCGCGCGGGGCAAGCACCTGCTCCTCGAGAAGCCCACGGCGCTCTgcgccgccgacctcgacgcCATCCTCGCCGCCTGCGACGCCTCGGGCGTCCAGTTCATGGACACCACCATGTGGATCCACAATCCGCGCACGGCCAAGATGCGGGAGATCGTCGCCGACAAGGACGCCTTCGGCGACATCAGAGTGGTGAGTTCTTGGAAACACTTTTTCCCAGCTAGATTTCGGTGAATTTGGAAATGCCTCATGTCATTTGTCAGTATGAAAAAAAATTTATGCCTCATGTCATTTGCCAGTATGAAAAAAAAAATGATGCCTCATGTCAATTGCCAGTATGAAAAGGAACGCCAAGGAATATATTTTCAGACAAAAGGAACTTTTTCCTATTTACCAGTAATAAGAAAGACCAAAGAACGAACGGATTTCTAGTTTGGTAACAGAAAAAAAGATCTATAGAGAAAAAAAAATGACTTCTTTGCAGTGTTAATGCCGATCCATACCGATAGTGCTTGTTTATCAACCAACTGCCGTGTTGCTTTAATTTTGTCAAGTTTGAGATAAATTAAAAGTGGTGTGGACCTTATTGTAGGTTTTCTCGTGTATAGCAAGGGCTTCTTGCTGCTGAAAGCCTTGACATATGTTGGCTTCTGAATTTAGCAGAAATGACAATGACACAACTTAGCAGTTGATTTCAATTATAATTACTTGTAAGAATGAATGTAGCTGGAATAATAAAAATGCATTCAAATCTTGTAGATATTTTTCAGTCACATTTGAATATTTGTTCATGTAACTGAAATTTGATGTCTTCTATTCCACTTGATGTTGTTTCGTATTGAAAATACCATTCTTTTTCATTTAGTTTTTCTCCTCTAATACTCAAGGTTGGCTTCCTTGCTGGCTATGCTTACAACCCTCAGAATGCTTGGAAATATGCTGTTGAATACTCAATCTTTCCTGTGGTTTCAAGTTAGCTATGACGCAAGGATCACTATCGATTTGCGTTTTCGATTCATTGGCTTAAGCGACCATGCTACTGATGTTCATCCACCGGTATCTGAAGTCCATGGCAGTAGCATGTGGTGAGAGATCATGCAGACCAAATCTTCAAAGGAGGAAGAACCAGACTTGTCTTGACAAAAAACTTTAGGTTAATAGGTGCTGGATGGCCCTCACCTCTTTCTCACACTGTGGACAACTCTTAGGATGTGGCAGTACCCTTCGGGCTAGGCGATTGCTGTCCAACACCGATTACGGACTGCTAGCCATAGGAAATATTCGTATTTCCTCGGAGCCCATGATTCCCATAAGTGTTCCCATGGCTCAAAATGAATGGACTCCTGGAAATATGCAAGTTAAGCATATTTTGCAGTGTACTGCACATATCATGATTCTATGTAAATAATTTAAATCACAATTTGGGTTGATTTAATCGACAGCAGTTCCACTATTACATTGGCACAAAACTTTCCTTGCCTGcctcccaccaatcaagtttcAGATAAGTAGTTAATCCCCAGAATGCTTGAATTTTGAGCTGTGATGTTTTTAAGCGGGACTAGCCTGTACATTTTTATCTGGCTTAAACAAGTTGTCTATGGATGGCTGAGATTTATCAGAAGTCCTAGGACTAGAGAGGTAAGAGGGAGTTCAGATATCTGTTATGTGGGGACGGACATATCACCGC from Panicum hallii strain FIL2 chromosome 9, PHallii_v3.1, whole genome shotgun sequence includes:
- the LOC112873723 gene encoding uncharacterized oxidoreductase At4g09670-like isoform X2; the protein is MSGPAAPVQAAPPRPVRFGILGCADIARKVSRALLMLPPGAATVAAVGSRSEDKARRFIAETGLPAARPHGSYESLLGDADVEAVYLPLPTSLHVPWATAAAARGKHLLLEKPTALCAADLDAILAACDASGVQFMDTTMWIHNPRTAKMREIVADKDAFGDIRVIHSMCGFQASEYFLQNDIRVKPDLDALGVLGDVGWYSIRSILWAVEYELPETVIAHRHPVKNQAGVILACGATLYWADGKTATFNCSFLTNLAFDVTVYGTHGTLHVTDLVIPYEEKFATGGTYGSGILEACAEHPGCWWQA